The sequence below is a genomic window from Corythoichthys intestinalis isolate RoL2023-P3 chromosome 17, ASM3026506v1, whole genome shotgun sequence.
TCAGGAAGAAGCCTCTTCTGGaggctgtacacaagaaagcctgcaaacagtttgctgaagacatgtcaagaaagcacatggattactggaaccatgtcctatggtctgatgagactggtgggctttcttgtgtaccgtcttcagaagaggcttcctcctggggtgacagccatgcacaccaatttaatgtagagtgcggcgtatggtctgagcactaacaggctgaacacacacctcttcaatctctgcagcaatgctgacagcactcctgtaacgagtcacatgatattttggagggaaaatgacaagcagtactcaatttggacatttagggagttacgtagtttctatggggcgtactcacttttgttgccaggggtttagatattagtggctatatttggagttattttgaggggaaaataaattaactctattatataaactgcacacagactgcaTTTCATTATGTCAAAGTGTCGTTTTGGCAGCGTtaacccatgaaaagatatacagtgccctccataattataggcacccctgaaaaagatgtgttttttagcttctaatatattttttaattcaaataatatgggaccttaatggaaaaaagacaaaaatccaaccttcaatacaagtacaGTACATTCATTcagcggggaaaaaaatcccacataaggaAAAAATTATTcggcatcaaataatgtgtgtcacaattattagcacacctggtgttaatactttgtacaacaccttttgccaacaaaacaaggtctggggactgagactgCCATGGgagaagcttgattttgtgtctggtgaaccatttctgtgtagatttggccatatattTAGGGTCAttatcttgctgaaagacccagtgacgacccatcttcagctttcgggcagagggcaatagattctgatttaaaatgtcctggtatttcaaagcattcatgatgccatgcaccctaacaaggttcccagggcctttggaagagaaacagccccacagcatcactgacccacccccatacttcacagtgggtatgaggtgcttttcagcatgcgcatctttcgtggcacgccagacccgcttagagtgtttgttgccaaaaagctcaatcttggtctcacacaaaaatacacacggtcccaggcttcaactgggacggtGTGCTTTTGGTCAGACGAGTATGGCCCTAAatgtgaccctaaacatatggccaaatctacacagaaatggttcaccagacacaaaatcaagctcctcccatggccatctcagtccccagaccttgttttgttggcaaaagggggttgtacaaagttttaacaccaggggtgctaataattgtgacgcacattatttaatgtcaaataattgtttctttatgtgggatttttttccccactgaatgaatgcacttgtattgaaggttggctttttctttttttcccattaaggtcccatattatatgaatttaaaaaatatatatattagaagctaaaaaaaccccatctttttcaggggtgccaataattatggagggcactgtacttagatatctgcagaaatgcgacgagtgtactcacttttgtgatacactgtttaTCGTGTTTTCAGCCGTATTTCTATATTaacacagaaaacaaatatgTACTAATGCAATCACAAATGACAAAGCTAAATTGCCAAATAAAATGCACCATACATTCTGTAATACAAAACGGATACTGTAAATGACAATGatcgtcatttaaaaaaaaaaaaaaaaagtactaatCCTTGATGAATTTAGTTATAGTTATAAATTCAATTTTAACATTGATTTTTAACAAACATTTTTCAGAACAATGTCTAAATTTGAGTAAAAAATTATGGATAacctttttaaatattttatgtgtctgaatctaaataaaaatattaacagAAATAAGCATTGTGTTAAattctaaaaatatatatcaacaAGCAGGTTGTATCAATCAAGATAATAGAGAAAATTTAtcttaaataaattataaatctaaTATAGGGTAATTTCATCAAGATTAAAATATAAGTGAAAAGTTTAAATTAATATATGATAGATTTTGTGTGTTTGCTTGTTGCTCAGCGTTGACGTCATCAGAGAACGCAACCGGCCCGGCGAATACCTGATGACGTCACCACGCCCACAGGCGAGCCAGGTAGTCTCGGGGCGTGGCTAGCGAGCTTCGGTGGGACCTATGGGTGGGACGTCGAGTTGAGGACAAGACGAGTCGGCGGATGTTTGGGTTAAAGGACGTGGTTTCTGGGCGTAGGACTTTAGAAGAACAATTTTGGTGGAGGGAGCCCAACTTTACTTCAAGAAAAAATGGATCCTTCTCGCTTTTTAGCGCTCTTCCTGGTCTTCTTGTGTCATTGTTGCACCGCGGTTGACGCAGGTAAGTTTTCCCCTAATCACTCCTTAAAAGACTGATCAAGACAAGTAATGTAGTTTACTGATAATAAAGGTCTGTGTTGAGTTCAAATAAAGTAAATTGAGCTAGACTGTTGGAAATAAGGTTTAATAAGTTAAGTTTCTCAACCTTTTACCGTGCTCGGTGCACAAACCTCGGCTTCCGTCAAGTCTATCAGGCCTTGTCGTGTGTGCAAACTTTGCGGTATACTCTGCGGCATCACCCACGATTTGAATgaaaccaaatattaacattgggTGTTAACCCATTTGTATAAACAAcacaaccaattaaaaaaaaaaaacttaatctcTTTGGGGTTGAAAATATTCAGATTTTTAATTACTAACGTAAAACGCATCgttttgatattgaaaacactatggaaaaacacaaaaggaaaAAACTATGAAGTGAATATTTAGCTTAtccatttgaaaaaatataaacgACTAGTGACCGTGAAGTACTATCCCCAGTTCAGAACATATGCAGTACATATAACGATATGTCCTCCACAGCCTCCATTTAATTATGTTCCTTAGCTTTCAGATGTTTTTCTTTTACTGTATTCCTGCCAGAGATTatagtagagtagccaaaacaaATGTacccaagtaagagtagtgttacttcaaaataatattactcaagtaaaattagtcatccaaaaatgtacacaaGTACACGtaaaagtatttgttgaaaagaatactcaagtaattagtaacattgtgagtaactgcttcaaacgtttgttttttttaatttttttgtcagcaCAGAATTATAAGATGACAAAGATGACTTTTTATACACCTTTTTAACAGACAAACTCGCACACgtcatgaattcaccaactatgtacaacaggggtctccaaaccggtcctcgagggccgctgtgggtcctggtttttgttcataccgatcaagcacagaacttttaaccaatgtggtttccactaaaacaagcagcacctgactgcaatcaactgattacacttataaaacaccagattggtgaaaagttgtggtcttgttttgttcgagtgaaatcctgcacccactgcagccctatgtggaatagtttggagaccactgatgtaCAGTGACTGTTTCACTCGGAAGATGTACCCACTTGTCTTTGCACAACTCACAGAAATGACGCCCCTAACAATGCTACACAATGGAGGCTTTCCAGCGACGCTAGAGGCACGGCCTGTATCCCAGCCTGCTTTTTGGCACCAAGGGTACTTCCAAGTGAAACCAATTGCTGTACATAGTTAGTGTATTCAGGACTTGTGCAAGAGTTCTGTTAGATATGATAACGATGAAGATATAGGGAAAAAAGTAAGCCTGACTTAGTCTATGAACTCAATGTAAAcacaatatgttttttattaaatacccattttttgaatttttataAACTGTGCCGCATCAGAGGGATTAAAGCATGCGGGTCCGGAGACGCAGGTTATCGACCTCTGCTCTAGCCGCATCCACTGAAACATGTTATGAGTACATTCTTATTCTACCGGCCACTAAATGCACTCAAAGGGTGACTTCTTGTGCTAAGGCTAAGCTAACATTAGAATGTGTGTTTATTTTAGTCACATATGGgtactttttgtgtgtgtagaaAAAGGTAGTCGCGGCTTCATCGGTTTGATCAACCCGGAAACCCCGGACCTGGTGGAGGTAGACAATGCCACCTCCGATACCCTGCAGAGCGGTCTCACCACCGTTTTCCTGCCGATGGTGTACATCGTGGTATTCGTGGTGGGCCTTCCCCTCAACGCAATGGCCATCTGGGTATTCCTGTTCCGCACCAAGAAGAAGCACCCGTCGTCCATTTACATGGCCAACCTGGCTCTCGCCGACCTGCTCTTTGTTTTATGGACGCCGCTGAAGATTGCTTACCACCTGGCGGGAAACGACTGGACGTACGGCGAAGGGCTTTGCAAGGTCCTGGTGGGCTTCTTCTACGGGAATATGTATTGCTCCATCTTATTCATCGCCTGCCTCAGCGTGCAACGCTACTGGGTTGTGGCGCACCCGCTCTCCCAACAGCGCAGGAACAACAAACTAGCGGTGATCATATGTGTCGCCATCTGGATTTTTATCTGGCTCACCACGACGCCGCTCTATTTGTACCAGCACACGGCCAAGCTTAGCAAGCCCGTCATCACCACCTGCCATGACGTCAGTGTCATCCTGGACCGCAGCGACCCCTTTGCCTCAGTCCGACTGCCTTACTTCTATTTCATCCTGATGGGTGTGGTGGTATTTCTAGTGCCTTGCGTCGTTATCGTGGTGGCGTACGTGCTGCTTCTCCGGGCGCTGGGCCAAGGCATGGGAGATGCAGCGGCGGCCAAGAACCGGCGGAGGGCGGTGATGCTGATCGGCGTGGTGTTGCTCACCTTCCTGGTGTGCTTCATCCCCAGTAACATCATGCTGGTGCTGCACTACTCTCTGCTAAAGGAGGGCGTGGTGGATAACGGCTACGCCTTCTACATCGCCACGCTCTGCTTGGCAAGCCTCAACAGCGTATTGGACCCTTTCATCTACTACTTTGTGTCAGACGATTTCCGGCAGCACGTCAAGAACACGCTGCTTTGTCGCAGCAGCCGGACGGTGGAACGCATGCGGGTCTCCTTCAGTTCCATGAAATACTCCAGGAAGAGCAAGTCATACGTGTCAGACTCGGGAAACACGCAGAGCAGCTCGTGCTAGCCGAAATAAGGACAATTGGACTTTTAATTGGATGCAAGTTCAGTTTGTAGCTTGTCCGACAAGGCTGCGAACTTCCCAAAGACTTGAAAGTGTTTTTAACCTAATTTAGTGTTACCCtgctttgtaaataaatgctaaaaaaacaatcatctgACCCTTTTGTCAAGGATTCGGAGCCGCGTTGTGACGCTGTCAGACCGGGATTCATGGAATGCGGCTTTTTTATGATTGCCTGAACTGGTCCGGTCTTGCCCTTCCCAGATAACAAATAGTTAAACAGAGGAAAGTGTCCTGCACTGACCTAACCCCCACCATACATCAAAACACCCACATTTTTCGCAGTGTTCTGCTTCAACTGAAGCTACAGCAATGCATCGAACAACCCAAATAATTTGACAAAATAGTCAAAGCAAAGTGTAGAATTAAGTTACTCTCTGTGTGTTCGCAAGCAGTTTCCAGGCCAAGAATTCAACAAAGCATAAATATTGTGCATGTTTGCCAAACACACTCATGTTGCTAAGCCCACCCGGAAAAACAGAAGTGTTGAAATACCTACTCTTTGCCTATGAAAGGTCTCAAAACCAACGCAGTGATCAGCGCTTAATCATCCAAGCTTTGGTTTGAACTCCCACACCTTCCCTGTTGTTGTTCATTAGCTAATGCTGTTCTTGGTTAGcctctacagcaggggtccccaaactttttcctgtgagggccacataacttttcccttctctaatGGGGggcccggggtcagtttgtaacagaaaaggtgtgatgattgtaggagtgcctaaatgtaaaaattacgggttgtcaaacgattacatttttaattgagttaattacagcttaaacattaattaaacgtaattaatcgcaattcaaaccatctctaaaatatgtcatatttttctgtaaattattgttggaatggaaagctaaaacacaagatgaatatatacattcaaccagGCCAttagggggccctaagcaaattaatgccaaggggcccatatttttggcccactatttcatcacagtgtactgtgaaacccatacatgcaatccaacccatgcgCCCATATTTtgcatattaatcagattttgttgcactgcattcttcaaacttctcaccccaaataattgtcagtacttacagtagatagcaccaaaccaaagaacAAAATTaaagaagaacttttattttttaagcttgtaatcaagtatcaaaactgacAAAagacaaataaagcaaactgtagtaaacaaaatagaggccccctactggtcaggggccctaagcagctgcatagtctgcgtataggctgggccggccctgcattcaacatacagtacataagtactgtaattgtttattataacaataaatcaacaagatggcattaacattattagcattctgttaaagcgatccatatatagaaagacttgtagttcttaaaagataaatgttcatacaagttatagaaattttattttaaaacccctcttaaggtttttgttttaataaaatttgtaaaattttcgatcaaaaaataaactagtagcccgccattgttgatgtcaataattacacaatgctcatgggtgcttaagcccataaaatcagtcgcacccaagcgccagcagagggcgacaaaactaaaaaaaaacacaagtagcaagttgacattgcactgtgctgtcattttaatctgtttgagccgggcatctgcgttaattacgtcaaatattttaaagtgattaatttaaaaaattaattactgcccgttaccgcgataattttgacagccctagtaaaaatgtattgtttttcagaaagccacaatcaaataaccctctctgaattcttcacggaacaaaagtaaataaaataaaaataataatataatataataataaataataataacacaattaaataaatagataatcagcaaataaccctctctgggttctttgcagaaaaaagccaggaaataaataacactattcaaaaataaaaagagaaaaaaaaaaatgttcagggggccggacgaaATGTGGGCCCacgggccatagtttggggacccctgctctacagcATACACCCATTCATCTACTACTTTTTGTTGTTCAAATTAGTGTTAGCAAGTTGTTAAAGCATTAATATCAAAATATCCTGAAAAACATTTCTGCACTCCCCCACCTGCAGGTGATTAAAAAGGTCCTCGGGTCAGACGAGTCTGCTTGCAAGAAGTAAATGATTGTTGCTGTGTGTCTCTGTTACCATTTGCTGCTGACTCATATGTTTGTGAGTCACATTAAACCCGTGCAGGCAGACTAAACTGTTGCATTCAAAAGCTTTTTAGATCCTGAAGGTGTCTACTGAATGTAAATATAACATATGTAATGCATTTTTTACTAATTGTGTATgttctttatttttaaatacaaaatttattgtaaaaatacatgtttttaaaacattttttttttacttaccatATTTCCGCGTCCATAGGGCGCACCGTATTATATGGCGCAGACTCATTTTCAGGTGATATTTCTGTATTTAACACACATATAAGGCGCACTATTGGGCGCATGAAAAACATATGCTTGCATGTGCCTTTAGTATGCGTGCTAGCAAGGGGCAAAGTGCGTAAAGTACTTGCATCAAGCTTAATAAATCCACAAGTCCATCAAAGTCCTCATCTCCTGTATCTGAATGAACAACTGAGCTAGGTCTCCATCTGACACGGCAGCTCAAATTTTCTTTATGCAGGGTCTTCTTAAAAATCACCATAAGTGACAGTTACTTTTTGTTTCGCATAGGTGATAGCATTGAGTTTAATCTGGGCTTCGTAAGCATGTCTCTTCACAGTAGATGCCATTTTCGAGGGTTCTTCACCAAAACAAAAGCTGTTTAGCCAACGCACACGCTAAATCGTTACAGCTACTAGGGGCCCGCCCCTATCACACGCAACCTTCTCCCTTTAAGGTTCTCATGTCCAGCTTTTCAAAAATTGCTCAGTCAGACACATTTTGGTACGCAGTCCACCCAATAGGCGTACTGTCCACCCCGGAATAGGCACCTTTCAAAACTAAAATTCTTGAAACTCCGGAGTTGTAGAACATATTGGAAGAAATTTGCATACTTGTGAGAAGGCGACATGTTTTATTTCTGActcgtctttaaaaaaaaaaaaaaaaaaagtttaaaaaaaaaacaaatttggaTGAAAGGTACTGGAAAACTGGTGTTGAAAGGCCTTAAAAAGTGCTTGAATTTGGACATGAAAAGTTGTACGAACCCTGAAAATGGCATCCAATGTTGAaaaatgctatgtaaaaaaacaatgtttataagATTAGTATGAATTGCTAGAATaggaaaaacatttattttaaggAAACAATCTTCCTTTTGAAAATGCCCAATGTGTTTTTAAAAGTGTAAAactaatttgcatttatattttcaaatagACATTCTAAAATAATACAGGTTGTTATCGATAgacgtacagtgatccctcatttttcacggttaatgggatcCCCGGTAAAAATTAAAATCCGCGAAGTAGAAGCAGAGCTTATTtacactggggaaaaaaaactttttttggggggggggggtttaatgtatttattcagatttaacagcattggaaagagatacagataagacatgtttttcctttttacccaaagtataattaaaaaatatacataatgtatatttttatatgtTTGTTAAGCATTGCATTTCGTTGGCCAATCGttttgacaattttcgttgGAATGACCTCGAATTTTtacagcttgtgtagaaacgtttcaagtttttgtgtgtaacgcttggcatttctatcttttcaggttaagaaatgccgtttacTTCAAAAGAAAACGCCTTTTGATAAAGCATTTTGCAGGGggcgctcatattgaacattatgaaaatctgtcatagaaccaacaaatatttgtacttttctttgataatttaaccaataaaacttatgacccaacataaagtgtatttagtttcattaagatccatgAAGTAGTTGCTgagatatgggcatttagaatgggatcAACCATTTTGAAACACcccgtatatataatatataaaatattctttttttttttttttttacatgtatgCGTACAGTACATGCCAAatatttggacacacctcatttgtgcgttttctttattttcttgACTACAGTGTAAATTCTCAGTGAAGGTAATATTGGTATTAGAGTGGTGGTATAAGAGGAATGGCATACAACTGGTGCAAAAGTTACTTATTCAGTCGACAACAGTATGTTAGTGTTAACAATCATGTttcacaaaaaaaggaaaatatagAGTCCCCCAGGGATCAATTTTGGGCCCACTACTTTTTCTTATTTACATTAATGACCTTGTTAATTCTTCTGACATACTACACATGATTTTGTTTGCAGATGATACCAACTTGTTTCTTTCACATTAAAAACCATTAGACCTACAGCACATTTTAAATGCAGAGTTAATAAAGATAGATAGCTGGCTCAGGTGCAACAAACTTTCCCTCAACATCAACAAAACCAGTTACTTAGTATTTAGATCAAACAAGAAAGCAGCTGACACAAACAGAATTCGTCTGAAACTAAAcaacgacaatttatgacaagTCGATTCCACAAAGTTCCTGGGAGTCTTCATTAATAAGTCTCTCAATTTCAAATGACATATAGAACACCTTATATCAACACTATCCACGTATGTTGGACTATTCTTCAAAATAAGACACCATCTCCCTTTAACTGCACTtcttaccttgtacaaaaccttGTTTGAGCCCCATATCAACTACTGTAACATCATATGGTGCAACACATTCCCCAGTCACCTAAAGAAATTAGAAACCCTACAAAAGAAGATGGTACGGACCATGTCCTGGGCTAGTTTCAATGCCCCCACCTACTCCTTGTTTTATAGTTTACGCCTTCTCCGACTCACTGAGTTGAACACATTTCATAATGCATGTATAATGTTCCAAATTGTAAATAATATGAATAGCAGACTGTCTGAGCTCGTTCCAGTCTGGACTCCTCCTCATACTCATAACACCAGAAACAAAGACCTCATCAGTGGGAAAAAGAGAAGACTTGTTAGCACCAGCCTGAGCATTGCAACTAGAGGTCCTCAGATTTGGAATGAGCTCGACAAAAgtctaaaagtgttgaaatccatCTCCACCTTTAAAACGATGCTAAAAAGCATTCTGATCAGTAAATATAACAATTCCAACATACTTAGGTTATAAATtgtcttcaaagtagccaccctttgctctgattacttttttgcacactcttgccattgTCTTggtgagcttcaagagggagtcacctaaaatggtttttgacttcacaggtacatattttcagggttgattagcGGGATTTATTGCTTTATGAATGGGGCtaggaccttcatttgtgttgcattgaatgacgtgtgtccaaacttttggcctgtactctacatgcatatatcttaatgctgtactttttaaaaaattttttttaaataaaactgcgaTGGACTCATGGCGCGAAGTTAGAAGCGTGAAGTAGCaagggaaataaataaaaaaggattCCTCCgacatttatatttttaaaagaaaaaaaatcataccatTTTTGGATGTCTGAAACATATAAATGTCTAACAAGTGTACAttcaactatttaaaaaagtgagGAGATGATTAACTTGAAGCTAACAACATAAACTAATGCCAAGCACCTGATATGATGTGAGATGACCGCTTGACAATTGGTCATTGACCtcagggggagaaaaaaaactggtAAAAAAAGTATGACGAAACACATAGAACACTGTGTGGATCTTTTCCACCACATAGGTGTCCAGCttcttattaaaaacaaaattcaatAGAAATATGAACTAAGAATTTTCTTCATACAAATGTATGTTTATTTCACctgaatattttaaattttctaGTACGTATATTGGTGTCAGCATTGCTGAGGTGACACACATTTCGTAGCACCAAGTCAAATTTCAAGGTGGTTCTGCAAGTTTTAGTTACCAACATAAAAGCTCCCACACACCCACCCTTATTTTTGGTCTGTGCGTGCGACTGCTGCTTGTTTTACTTAACAACCCCCTCCTCAACAAACCCTTGAACTATTTCAGCATTATGCGTGTGTACTCCAAACCAACACCATTGCGTATTGTTTGTGTTGTAACATGCGCTATATGTCGAAGCTCATAAATGCCAATGTTCTTTTAACCACAGGCTTTACGTTCGTCGATGTATGAGCGAGTTCCTCTTCTgcttattttgacattttttgacttcttgttttattgattttttttaaagctacaTAGGACGGTGGGTGGCTATGACGGGCTAAGTTCTCTCTGCATTTTGCATCACTGCTGCTAAAACAAACATGGCCTATTGCGACACTCATAAAACAATTCACGTCAAACCGGTTTTGGCCTTCCCTTGCAACGAATGACAATAGAGTGTCACGGGCAAGGCAAGTCAGGATTGGGCCGGGCTTTGAATTTCTACTTTAATTGTTGTTTATAAGACactcattgatttttttaaaactacattACAAATGTGATTCAATTCACGGGGctttaaactcattggctgcaattgccAGTCttacatgtccaatccattgagctgggagggttggcagcaagccccttccagttcaaatggacagtggtggatgaagtactcacgtttaaaaaaaaaaaaaaaaaagtatcataaATTTAGCATTACATGCAGTTCTCatggtaaaataaaaatgactaaaGTGAGATTGAGCACAATAAGGTTAATGAAATGCTGAAATGCTTgtttcaaatgtgatacatttggcaatctaaggtttcaagggcgtaggtttagggacggtagggacattacactaccaacttttcaggatgcttaaattgtccccaccaacttttaagcaaccttattcgtattatataatgagttcagttatgtaggtaatttagattgtcttcccatagatGGTAAGGAAATAATatatcctaccattattaagtgaattattttcattatgttccgacttacatttatcccttttctcttgctgaatgtgccggtccattttttccccattggctgatgacttgacctagggctgggcgatatggccttatgtACGTAtcgcgataaattgagcagatttacctcgataacgataaatgacgataaattcgcccaagcggactgttatataatttgaaaatgtgaataaatgcatggaatacaaattaaccgtttctcgttacatttatttaccagctttcaatttaacaattgcacatgcagtctaaacattaagtattaaaaaaatcttgtaaacaataagaattctagtgtgaatatttataacagcttgtacgacttgaaa
It includes:
- the f2rl1.2 gene encoding coagulation factor II (thrombin) receptor-like 1, tandem duplicate 2; this encodes MDPSRFLALFLVFLCHCCTAVDAEKGSRGFIGLINPETPDLVEVDNATSDTLQSGLTTVFLPMVYIVVFVVGLPLNAMAIWVFLFRTKKKHPSSIYMANLALADLLFVLWTPLKIAYHLAGNDWTYGEGLCKVLVGFFYGNMYCSILFIACLSVQRYWVVAHPLSQQRRNNKLAVIICVAIWIFIWLTTTPLYLYQHTAKLSKPVITTCHDVSVILDRSDPFASVRLPYFYFILMGVVVFLVPCVVIVVAYVLLLRALGQGMGDAAAAKNRRRAVMLIGVVLLTFLVCFIPSNIMLVLHYSLLKEGVVDNGYAFYIATLCLASLNSVLDPFIYYFVSDDFRQHVKNTLLCRSSRTVERMRVSFSSMKYSRKSKSYVSDSGNTQSSSC